In Enoplosus armatus isolate fEnoArm2 chromosome 20, fEnoArm2.hap1, whole genome shotgun sequence, the sequence gtgtgtgtgtgtgtgtgtgtgtgcgtgcgtgtgttctCGAAGCAAGATTAGCTGTTGTTCTCAGTCTGACCAAGTTGGACGCCATATTATagttgaaacaggaagtggatgtACAGAGGGCTGTAATGTCATCATCAGGAGCCTCTGGGGAAGCAAAAAGTGCCTGGGATTCCCCTAAATTTCCCTTCAAAAACAGTTATACAAAACAGTTTGCCTCCTCTAAGATGATATCCACCTTTAAACACTGCTGAAAACTGCCTTTTGTGATGTACCCCATGATGTACATTGCTGAAGTAACACTGTTGGTGTATGCCCATTTTCCTTGAAGATAAGTGTATACAGTGCAACATGATTGTTCTACTACAGCAGTGTTGGAGTTTTTCATTCTGttgtaaataaaagaacaacatTTATAGCGACGTCTGGGAAAAATCCCTAAGATACGACTAATATGAGAATAAAAGATACCAGTTTCTCCACTGATGGTAGTCTCAATAAATCAGAATGTGGTGCAGCTACAAGACACTTTGCATTTTGCTCTGTTATCCTCCAATTCAAGTCCGTTTCATTCTCCtaactaacaattgttttcctTATTGATTCATGTGCTGGTAATTTTCTCAATGGAATATAAAatctatgacaagtcaaaaaacagtgaaaaaaaaaaaaaaaaaagcccaagaTGACATCTACATCTTCAGAATGCTTgatttgaccaacagtccaaaagccaaaatGATTGAAGTTACTGTTATAGAAGACCAATAAAACTAGCCAGTgtttacatttgagaaactggaagcAGTGAatttttagttgttttgctcgaaaaatgatttgttgagTTGATTATTCGACTAATCTTTGCAGCTCTACTCTTAACACCAGAAGTTGCTAATTGAAGTAGAAGTGGATTGGgcatatacatattttttttttatattctatttatatatatatatgcagtaaTCGTTCTCTTTCCCTGCTCATCCTCAGATGTGCACCCCAGCCAACACACCAGCGACGCCCCCCAACTTCCCGGACGCGTTGACCATGTTCTCCAGGCTGAAGGCGTCTGAGAGCTTCAACAGCGGCAGCGGCGGCAGTCCCATGGCCGCCTCCATGGCCacctcccccccgcccccccaggTCGGCGGCTGGGGGGTCTCACCAAACGTACCTAATGTGCCGCAGCCTCCACAGGGACTCTGGACTCAGGGGCAGCCCCCGACGCAGCCCTGCCCCGCCTGGCCCACGGGCGTGAACCCCCATGCGGGCGCTGAGCAGAAGGCTAGTGTAGCGATGGAGGCTGAGAGATGAAGGGCAGCATGGGACTGAAAAGCCCCCCTTCCAccctggggagggagggaaacatGGGGGGTGGTGAGTGCAGGGGAGGGTGGGAGGTGATAATGGGTAGAAAtgggttttggtctttttcccCAAAAGACGGATGGATATGGAAAGAGACGGAAAACTACGCAAACCAAGAAAAACTCAACGTGGACAATTTaagaagaggagaaaaccaATGCAAATATCAATACAAAactcgaaaaaaaaaaagatgcgcACACACATAGTAATAAGAGAGCAACTGAAATCTTTGTTAGTTTTTCCTAAGTAAATGCATAGATAAGAGAAATATTATTGAactaaaaaaacagaatttttaaaacattttcacgCCCAAGGATTCTATGTGATGTTCAAGGACATTCAAGGCAGCAAacttaattttcttttaattttttttttgtttagtattttttttcttccatcgtttcagccagtgttttttttttgttttttttgccactggtgttctgtgtttctgcaaCTGTCTGTGCTgcatgaggagagaggaactTGCAATGCAGTGTTTGAGATTGACTCAAAAATCAACACGCActtgagtgtgagtgtgtacgcATGTGAGCGGGTGGTCAGTTTGTAATCAAAAAATGTatacacacgcgcacacacacacacacacacacacacaaatacacacgtTAGCGTTTAGAGGAAACACCTCCATACTGTCATCCCCATCGTCAAAGGTGGGACTTTTCTTACCTCACCTGGTGGTCACCTGACTtctttcagccaatcagggaTTCTTCTTAAACCAACCGTTGCCGCCGCCGCAggacatgtttttaaaggttttttctTAAAGGCAGCAGCCACTCTGGTTTATGCTAACTGATCCTTGCTGCAATGGCTTTTCCTGACAGTTTTAAACCTGGACTCAGACTACAACTGTCCACTGTATACTTTTTTTCTGGAGATTTGGGttattacaagaaaaaaaaaaaaaaagagaaatcatgGTTTAATATAATATCGTTTATAATGCtaattgttcttgtttttgttgaaaggTTAAGGGAGGTGGCTTTGAAAATGGGTGGGACTTCAggttgatctttttttttttcttttctttggaaaGAGTGAATCAAACGCAGCTGAAACGGCTACAGACtttttaaataagaaaacacgACTACTCCATCTTTGTAAACAGAATTGCCACTTTGCATGATGTGTTCATAACGTGTAACATCTTTTGTAGCAAACATACATGAGGTCGAGACATGTTTGTGGGAGGGGTTAAAGATGAGGGTGGGGTGGTGGGTCTCATTCCCAAAGCTAATAGAAATGCAATAAATGAGCGTTTCTCTACAAAGTCAAATCAGCAGTGTCTCGCTGTAAAGGCTAAATGTCTGGTGAGATATGAGAAACTAAGAGAAGATAAAGGGTGTGGGGCAGCTTCGGGAAGCCCACCAAAGGCTATTTGGGGACACTACAGACTACtttcagatatacagtatatatatataccctcAGATAATGTACTACAGAGGGGTTTTTACAACATTTCGGTCCCTGGTCCATTGATACTGCTGAGGGACAGTTCAGGGATAACCCTGATATACGGCAATATTTTAAACACAGGGTCTGCCCCTTTTTAGTTTCTCCTGTTGGGATTACTTTTTCATTGGACACAAGACGAGAGAGTAAGAGGAGATATTTTGAATAGCGGAgggtctttttttaaaaagataaaaaaaaaaaaaagatgtttggGTTAAATTACGGatatataataatgaataaataagcaacttcctttttattatttagactAAACTAATGTTTGAGTTCATCCTTCCATGCTTCATACTTTATTTGGTTAAATCAGAGCGTTTCTGGGTGGGCCTGTTCCTAATTGGTTTCTCATGTATGTTTCCCCACTTGTATGACTGTATGAGACCATTCCCACAATATTTGTGGACTACCTGATAATTAACTTATCATTTTTGTGAAcctaaataaatattgtatgtCAACCTAGTCGGCATGGtttactgcagtgtgtgaatATTGGCTCCACAGTTGATTGAATAAGGTGTTTTTCAAAGGAAGG encodes:
- the ubald1a gene encoding UBA-like domain-containing protein 1; this translates as MDELKHQVMINQFVLTAGCAADQAKQLLQAAHWQFETALSAFFQETNIPYGHHHQMMCTPANTPATPPNFPDALTMFSRLKASESFNSGSGGSPMAASMATSPPPPQVGGWGVSPNVPNVPQPPQGLWTQGQPPTQPCPAWPTGVNPHAGAEQKASVAMEAER